From the Gallaecimonas mangrovi genome, one window contains:
- a CDS encoding DUF6701 domain-containing protein, with the protein MKRLLLLVMLLVLPMAAKAAAYNLSTLLNSNAYRSIPCSGSWSRSGSVYTCTGTISLASGDTINALGNSTVIANGGFSLINNSIGSSLATINLQSTYGTITSQASTVVYGNVTSSTGAVNLGGATINGSVSSGGTVSLTSSTINGNVSGNNGVTTSNSNVTGTLTSSSGAISLSGGTISGKVTTSCCTLTTNNTNMLGGAQAQSGMTVSGGTLTGAFVMSSSNNASFTGVTLTSGSISGDSTLTIKNSTLGSANSTVTVNSTAGAITLEGSTTVYGVLTAPSYSTVYVNGGSSVIGSCIPNSTPANACSADRPVLSWHLNETSYSGSSGEVLDNSGNNLNGTARNGATTEFIDPALPSVDGLGTCRYGIFNRNQGQYLEVADNNLLDMTTAMTIGIWIKPSSYNYLPIISKGSNYQLYMRSDGHLVFSWYGATFVILPPVGYSRSLTSNKVISLNQWTHVTIRYRNGRQSIFINGVEDSFTTYSENLLGGNSTSFRVGNDDGFLFDGLFNSYFDGSLDELRVFNSALTDAQVAALMTQRTECSETLQCFTDDFNRSALGSDWTVNRSSGSFTPSIVNGRLRLTQDSADEATAVSLKRLLPANGNLVIVQFDYYGWSPNAGDGADGMAAIFSDATITPQAGAYGGSLGYAQKTGINGFAGGWLGVGFDEFGNYAAASEGRVGGSSFSPDAVSLRGSGSGTSGYAYLTGTTANLNPGIDFRPSSAPAPGHRYRITLDSTSGNSAKVTVERNTGSGFSTLINNYNALAGQGQAAMPANFLFSLTGSTGALSNYHEIDNLQVCAAQIDDVGQQIHHFQLDFASSALTCAAQTVTIKACLDSSCSSLYTGEVTATLTPSSGWSANPVTFSGGSTTVTLNHGAAGTVSLGVAQSTPTTEAFTQTLCSVDGGTPSSSCNMTFADSGFVFDVPDFIANQGATGILLKAVKKDDTSQKCVPDFASTTKTVRFWSNYVDPLRAAKPVLRQVSVNGSSVGNQQSDATGLSLAFNASGEATLNVNYTDAGQMQLYAQYTGTTGSSDEGLVMTGSDTFVSRPVGFCIQTQNTLGECTAGNASCSIYRYAGEAFPLQLTAMAYDSASAQSGYYCGNAITTPSYQQTGISLASTLVAPSGGVAGTLGNSSYDHAMSSSALTTLSQTISEVGVFKFTATPPSYFGSSIGTSTSLAIGKFVPRYISLSNATITEGCSAFTYMGQPFTLSGTLTAINYVGDRTYNYFGDFAKGSLNYQTEFDGSDQSSRLGGSAPALSWSQGQIASFVNNSILINRLSSPDGPFSNVEVGVSYDDGENDANRATTMSDSTMTLTSANLWGSLSSLRYGRALLDDASGPEDEALPLVLHTQYWNGNYFTASNDDSCTVVAQGTSSLTVSVNSSNGDYYSANPQSLANGSGGTAASGVLPYQAIYLGAAGAPAQVTVQAAVADWLKYAWQGTANGDQNPQATGYFGRYHGNDKQIYWQEIWGTNPP; encoded by the coding sequence CTTACCAGTAGCACCATTAATGGCAATGTCAGCGGCAATAATGGCGTTACTACCAGTAACAGCAATGTGACGGGAACCCTCACCTCATCAAGCGGGGCCATCAGCCTTAGCGGCGGCACCATTTCCGGTAAAGTCACCACCAGTTGCTGCACCTTAACCACCAACAACACCAACATGCTGGGCGGGGCGCAGGCGCAGTCTGGCATGACGGTCTCTGGCGGTACCCTAACCGGTGCCTTTGTGATGAGCAGTTCCAACAACGCGTCTTTTACCGGTGTCACCTTAACCAGTGGTTCTATCAGCGGTGACAGCACCTTAACCATTAAAAACAGTACCCTAGGCTCGGCTAACAGCACTGTTACCGTCAATAGTACTGCCGGTGCCATTACCCTTGAAGGTTCTACCACTGTCTATGGGGTGCTGACGGCGCCCAGTTACTCAACGGTGTACGTCAATGGCGGTAGCAGCGTTATTGGTTCCTGTATTCCCAACTCCACCCCGGCCAATGCCTGTTCGGCCGATAGACCAGTGTTGAGCTGGCACCTCAATGAAACCAGCTACAGCGGCAGCAGCGGTGAGGTGCTGGATAACTCGGGCAACAATCTCAACGGTACTGCCCGTAACGGTGCTACCACGGAATTTATTGACCCGGCACTGCCTAGCGTTGATGGCTTAGGCACTTGCCGCTACGGCATCTTTAACCGCAACCAGGGCCAGTATTTAGAAGTGGCGGATAACAACCTGTTAGACATGACCACGGCCATGACCATTGGCATTTGGATAAAGCCTTCTTCCTACAATTACCTGCCCATCATTTCCAAAGGCAGTAACTACCAGCTTTATATGCGCTCCGATGGCCACCTGGTATTTAGCTGGTATGGGGCGACCTTTGTGATATTGCCGCCTGTGGGGTACAGCCGCTCGCTAACCAGTAATAAAGTGATCAGCCTTAACCAGTGGACTCATGTCACCATTCGCTATCGTAATGGCCGGCAAAGTATTTTTATCAACGGCGTTGAAGACAGCTTCACCACCTACAGTGAAAACCTGCTTGGCGGCAATAGCACCTCCTTTCGGGTTGGTAACGACGACGGATTTTTATTCGACGGGCTTTTCAATAGCTACTTTGATGGCAGTCTTGACGAACTTCGCGTCTTTAATAGCGCGCTAACCGACGCACAGGTCGCCGCCTTGATGACCCAGCGCACCGAGTGCAGCGAAACTTTGCAATGTTTTACCGACGACTTTAACCGCAGCGCCTTAGGCAGCGACTGGACGGTTAACCGCTCCAGCGGCAGCTTTACCCCCAGTATCGTTAACGGCCGCTTGCGGCTAACCCAAGACAGCGCCGATGAAGCCACCGCCGTTTCTTTAAAGCGCTTGCTGCCAGCTAACGGTAACCTGGTGATAGTGCAATTTGACTATTACGGTTGGTCGCCCAACGCGGGCGATGGCGCCGACGGTATGGCGGCTATTTTTTCTGACGCCACCATAACGCCCCAGGCCGGGGCCTATGGCGGTTCCCTTGGATATGCACAAAAAACCGGGATTAACGGCTTTGCCGGTGGCTGGCTTGGGGTTGGGTTTGACGAATTTGGTAACTATGCTGCGGCGTCCGAGGGGCGCGTTGGCGGCAGCAGTTTTAGCCCCGATGCGGTCTCTTTGCGTGGCTCCGGCTCTGGCACCAGTGGCTACGCCTATTTAACCGGCACTACTGCCAATCTAAACCCGGGCATTGATTTTCGCCCGTCCAGCGCCCCGGCACCAGGCCATCGCTATCGCATTACCTTGGATTCCACCTCTGGCAACAGCGCCAAGGTGACGGTGGAGCGTAATACTGGCAGTGGCTTTAGTACCTTAATTAATAATTACAATGCGTTAGCTGGGCAAGGCCAGGCGGCGATGCCAGCTAACTTTTTGTTCTCCCTAACCGGCTCAACGGGCGCTCTGAGTAATTACCATGAAATTGATAACTTGCAGGTTTGCGCCGCGCAAATAGACGATGTTGGCCAGCAAATTCACCACTTTCAGTTAGATTTTGCCTCTAGCGCCTTAACCTGCGCCGCGCAAACGGTCACTATCAAAGCCTGCCTGGATAGCAGCTGCTCTAGCCTTTATACCGGTGAGGTTACCGCCACCTTAACCCCCAGCAGTGGCTGGTCGGCCAACCCGGTTACCTTTTCTGGCGGCTCCACTACCGTTACCTTAAATCACGGCGCCGCAGGAACCGTGAGTTTGGGGGTGGCTCAATCAACGCCCACCACCGAAGCCTTTACCCAAACCCTGTGCTCTGTTGATGGCGGTACGCCCAGCAGCAGTTGCAATATGACCTTTGCCGACAGCGGCTTTGTGTTTGATGTGCCTGATTTTATTGCCAATCAAGGCGCAACCGGCATTTTGCTCAAAGCGGTAAAAAAAGACGACACCAGCCAAAAATGTGTGCCTGATTTTGCCAGTACCACCAAAACAGTGCGCTTTTGGTCCAACTATGTTGACCCACTGCGGGCAGCGAAACCGGTACTGCGACAAGTGAGCGTCAACGGCAGCAGTGTTGGCAATCAGCAAAGCGATGCCACCGGTCTGAGTCTCGCCTTTAATGCCTCAGGCGAGGCTACCCTTAATGTCAATTACACCGATGCTGGGCAAATGCAGCTCTACGCCCAATATACCGGCACCACCGGCAGCAGTGACGAAGGCTTGGTGATGACCGGCTCCGATACCTTTGTTAGCCGGCCGGTTGGCTTTTGTATCCAAACCCAAAACACCCTTGGCGAATGCACGGCAGGCAACGCCAGTTGCTCTATTTACCGCTATGCCGGTGAAGCTTTCCCCTTACAACTTACCGCCATGGCTTACGACAGTGCCAGCGCGCAAAGCGGCTATTACTGTGGTAATGCCATTACCACGCCCAGTTATCAGCAAACCGGTATCAGCCTGGCGTCAACCCTGGTGGCGCCGAGTGGCGGTGTGGCTGGTACCCTAGGCAACAGCAGTTACGACCACGCCATGTCGAGTAGCGCCCTGACCACCCTTAGCCAAACCATCAGTGAGGTTGGCGTCTTTAAATTTACCGCCACCCCACCCAGCTACTTTGGTAGCAGTATTGGCACCTCTACCAGCCTGGCGATTGGCAAATTTGTACCGCGTTACATCAGCTTGTCGAACGCCACTATCACCGAGGGGTGCTCCGCCTTTACCTATATGGGGCAACCATTCACCCTGAGCGGCACCCTCACCGCCATCAATTACGTGGGCGACCGCACCTACAACTACTTTGGCGATTTTGCCAAAGGCAGCCTTAACTACCAGACCGAGTTTGACGGCAGTGACCAATCAAGCCGCCTTGGTGGTAGCGCGCCTGCGCTGAGTTGGAGCCAGGGGCAAATCGCCAGCTTTGTCAATAACAGTATTTTAATCAACCGGTTAAGTTCGCCAGACGGTCCCTTTAGCAATGTCGAAGTGGGGGTGAGCTACGACGATGGTGAAAACGATGCCAATCGCGCCACTACCATGAGTGACAGCACCATGACCTTGACCAGCGCTAACCTTTGGGGAAGTTTGAGTTCGCTACGTTATGGCCGGGCGCTGCTGGACGATGCCAGTGGCCCGGAAGACGAAGCGCTGCCACTGGTGCTGCACACCCAGTACTGGAACGGTAATTACTTTACCGCCAGTAACGACGACAGCTGCACCGTGGTGGCCCAAGGTACAAGCAGTCTCACGGTGTCGGTTAATAGCAGTAATGGGGATTATTACAGCGCTAACCCGCAATCTTTGGCCAATGGCAGTGGCGGCACAGCGGCATCGGGTGTACTGCCATATCAGGCCATTTACCTGGGCGCTGCTGGCGCGCCAGCACAGGTAACAGTTCAGGCTGCGGTGGCCGATTGGCTCAAATATGCCTGGCAAGGCACCGCAAATGGTGACCAAAACCCTCAGGCCACCGGTTATTTTGGTCGCTACCATGGTAATGACAAGCAGATTTACTGGCAGGAAATTTGGGGAACCAACCCGCCATAA